The following are encoded together in the Acidobacteriota bacterium genome:
- a CDS encoding isoaspartyl peptidase/L-asparaginase, whose product MNGSRLRPPTLPVAVCAVLAMGLASCGTAERNENAEEQQDLNQESEAEAPPVPEWSLAIHGGAGSARRDTTDTEDYYGALRDVLSLGSEQLAAGEASLRVVEEVVAALEDDPRFNAGRGSVFTSIGTHELDAAIMDGRTLACGAVAGVKNVRNPVRLARRVMEDTPHVLLSGQGADNFAVNAGVRRNVQAYFTTEPQLERYREIRSRRRGSSSERDGAPSPEGDYTGNAGPERDQGGASHLGTVGAVAMDRYGNLAAATSTGGTMYKQIGRVGDVPVIGAGTYANNETAAISCTGRGEEFIRHTVAYDVSALIEYAGLSVEEAVRKVIGETLKPGDGGIIAIGRNGSIAMEFNTNAMFRGAANSLGRFDVGIWEDVRSGRP is encoded by the coding sequence GTGAACGGATCTCGACTGCGTCCCCCGACTCTCCCGGTGGCGGTCTGCGCGGTTCTCGCCATGGGACTGGCGTCGTGCGGTACGGCGGAACGCAACGAGAACGCGGAAGAGCAACAGGACTTGAACCAGGAAAGCGAAGCCGAAGCACCGCCGGTCCCCGAATGGTCGCTCGCCATTCACGGAGGCGCGGGCAGCGCCCGGCGCGACACGACGGACACCGAGGACTACTACGGGGCCCTGCGCGACGTCCTGTCCCTGGGCAGCGAGCAGTTGGCGGCAGGTGAAGCGAGCCTCCGCGTGGTCGAAGAGGTGGTCGCGGCGCTGGAGGACGATCCCCGATTCAACGCAGGGCGCGGCTCGGTCTTCACCTCCATCGGCACCCACGAGCTGGACGCCGCGATCATGGACGGCCGCACCCTCGCTTGCGGCGCGGTGGCCGGTGTGAAGAACGTCCGCAATCCGGTGCGGCTGGCCCGGCGCGTCATGGAGGACACGCCGCACGTTCTCCTCAGCGGTCAGGGCGCCGACAACTTCGCGGTCAACGCCGGCGTGCGCCGGAACGTCCAGGCCTACTTCACGACCGAGCCCCAGTTGGAGCGGTATCGCGAGATCCGCAGCCGGCGGAGAGGCAGCAGCTCGGAACGCGACGGAGCCCCGAGTCCCGAGGGCGACTACACCGGCAACGCAGGGCCGGAACGTGACCAGGGCGGCGCCTCCCATCTCGGCACCGTCGGCGCGGTGGCCATGGACCGCTACGGCAACCTGGCGGCGGCCACCTCGACCGGCGGCACGATGTACAAGCAAATCGGCCGCGTCGGCGACGTGCCTGTCATCGGCGCGGGCACGTACGCGAACAACGAAACGGCGGCGATCTCCTGCACCGGCCGGGGCGAGGAGTTCATCCGCCACACCGTGGCCTACGACGTCTCGGCGCTCATCGAGTACGCCGGCCTCTCCGTCGAGGAGGCTGTGCGCAAGGTCATCGGCGAGACGTTGAAGCCCGGCGACGGCGGCATCATCGCGATCGGCAGGAACGGCTCCATCGCGATGGAGTTCAACACGAACGCGATGTTCCGCGGTGCGGCCAACTCACTCGGCCGGTTCGACGTCGGGATCTGGGAGGACGTCCGCAGCGGCCGACCGTGA
- a CDS encoding pyridoxal phosphate-dependent aminotransferase, with translation MTPATTGTATSPETPGFRRVPRTGVIYVMHRAAAAGHGSDGRTWYNLGQGSPEVGPLPGAPPRRDELHIDPRRQTYAPVDGIDELRERVAELYNFLYRRDKRSQYTRENVSIAPGGRPAMTRIAAAMGEMNLGHFIPDYTAYEELLTAFKGFIPIPILLDAAHGYRASRRLLEKEIVGRGLSALWCSNPCNPTGQLVEGDLLAEWVDVARDNACTFILDEFYSHYIYTPAPDSCAQIADNARMVSAAAHVDDVNRDPVILVDGLTKNWRYPGWRVSWIVGPVSVIDRVTSAGSFLDGGGNHPFQEAAVPLLEPELVLQETRAIQTEFTSKRRFLVDRLRALGIEVEHEPSGAFYVWGNLADLPAPLNDGIEFFKALLQVQVITVPGVFFDVNPGQRRRNARYHSYCRLSFGPSMETLERGMARIEKLIRAHS, from the coding sequence ATGACACCAGCCACGACCGGCACCGCTACCAGCCCCGAGACGCCAGGCTTTCGCCGGGTGCCGCGGACCGGCGTGATCTACGTGATGCACCGCGCGGCGGCCGCCGGCCACGGCTCCGACGGCCGGACCTGGTACAACCTCGGCCAGGGGTCCCCGGAGGTCGGTCCGCTGCCGGGCGCGCCGCCCCGCCGCGACGAACTCCACATTGATCCGCGCCGCCAGACCTACGCGCCGGTCGACGGCATCGACGAGCTGCGCGAGCGGGTCGCCGAGCTCTACAACTTCCTCTACCGTCGCGACAAGCGTTCGCAGTACACCCGGGAGAACGTGAGCATCGCTCCCGGCGGCCGACCGGCCATGACGCGGATCGCGGCGGCGATGGGCGAGATGAACCTCGGCCATTTCATCCCCGACTACACCGCCTACGAGGAGCTCTTGACCGCCTTCAAGGGCTTCATTCCGATTCCCATCCTGCTCGACGCGGCCCATGGTTACCGCGCCTCGCGGCGCCTGCTCGAGAAGGAGATCGTCGGCCGCGGCCTCTCCGCGCTCTGGTGCAGTAATCCCTGCAATCCGACGGGTCAACTCGTCGAGGGCGATCTCCTGGCCGAGTGGGTCGACGTCGCCCGCGACAACGCCTGCACCTTCATTCTCGACGAGTTCTACTCGCACTACATCTACACGCCGGCGCCCGACTCCTGCGCTCAGATCGCCGACAACGCGAGGATGGTCTCGGCGGCCGCGCACGTCGACGACGTGAACCGGGATCCCGTGATCCTGGTCGACGGACTGACGAAGAACTGGCGCTATCCGGGCTGGCGGGTGTCCTGGATCGTCGGGCCCGTGAGCGTGATCGACCGCGTGACCAGCGCGGGCTCCTTCCTGGACGGAGGCGGCAACCACCCCTTCCAGGAAGCCGCCGTGCCGTTGCTCGAACCGGAGCTCGTGCTGCAGGAGACGCGGGCGATCCAGACCGAATTCACGAGCAAGCGCAGGTTCCTCGTCGACCGGCTGCGGGCTTTGGGCATCGAGGTCGAGCACGAGCCCAGCGGCGCCTTCTACGTCTGGGGCAATCTCGCCGATCTGCCGGCGCCGCTCAACGACGGCATCGAGTTCTTCAAGGCCCTGCTCCAGGTCCAGGTCATCACGGTTCCGGGTGTCTTCTTCGACGTGAACCCCGGCCAGCGCCGCCGCAACGCGCGCTACCACAGCTACTGCCGGCTCAGCTTCGGCCCGTCGATGGAGACCCTGGAACGCGGCATGGCGCGGATCGAGAAGCTGATCCGCGCCCACTCCTAG
- a CDS encoding sodium:solute symporter family protein codes for MNTSVPEVTFGPGALAVLGGYLVVMLGLGLLGRLKQRERSLRDFYLGGSTFGFAVLFLTLFATQYSGNTLLGFAGRSYVQGATYIVSVTFMILVITVFMIYAPRLFRLARRFGYITPTDFVYHRFGSHPLRVLCVVLLCWGLANYVLEQLVAMGHGVEAISGGRMSFMQGVLLLVGVMLIYESLGGMRAVAWTDAVQGTLLLCGCAVILYTLVTADGGLAAASEGIRATAPERLEAPDARGLRTWVSTLLMLGLGVALYPHAVQRIFAAKNEISLRRSLGAMAFMPLGTTLLAFLIGFIALSRFPGLSQLESDKVTIYVLGGLIDRSPVMYWLIVMVFAAVVAAIMSTADSALLSIGSMFTKDIYKSYFRREASAREMLIVGKTFAWGIMAILILMAWVSLETESSIWVLIELKLEFMVQLSPVFMLGVYWRRMPASAVLTGMVLGTLLTLVIWCGAAFDVWATRSPWGVGAGVWGLLLNYGVCVGWTVLRPARRPASVSA; via the coding sequence GTGAACACCTCCGTCCCCGAGGTGACCTTCGGCCCGGGCGCCCTGGCCGTTCTCGGCGGCTACCTCGTCGTCATGCTCGGCCTCGGTTTGCTCGGCCGTCTGAAACAGCGGGAACGCTCGCTCAGGGACTTCTATCTCGGCGGCTCGACCTTCGGATTCGCGGTCCTGTTCCTGACCCTGTTCGCCACCCAGTACAGCGGCAACACGTTGCTCGGCTTCGCCGGGCGGTCGTACGTCCAGGGGGCGACCTACATCGTCAGCGTGACCTTCATGATCCTCGTCATCACGGTGTTCATGATCTACGCGCCGCGTCTTTTCCGGCTGGCCCGGCGCTTCGGCTACATCACGCCGACGGATTTCGTGTACCACCGTTTCGGCTCCCATCCGCTGCGCGTCCTGTGCGTCGTGCTCCTCTGCTGGGGCCTGGCGAACTACGTGCTGGAGCAACTGGTGGCGATGGGGCACGGCGTCGAGGCGATCAGCGGCGGCCGCATGAGCTTCATGCAGGGCGTTCTGCTGCTGGTCGGCGTGATGCTGATCTACGAGTCGTTGGGAGGCATGCGGGCGGTGGCCTGGACCGACGCGGTGCAGGGTACGCTGCTGCTCTGCGGCTGCGCCGTCATTCTCTACACCCTGGTGACCGCGGACGGCGGTCTCGCGGCGGCGTCGGAGGGGATTCGCGCCACGGCGCCGGAGAGGCTCGAGGCGCCGGACGCCCGCGGTCTGCGGACCTGGGTCAGCACGCTCCTCATGCTCGGCCTCGGCGTCGCGCTGTATCCGCATGCCGTCCAGCGCATCTTCGCGGCGAAGAACGAGATCAGTCTGCGGCGGTCGCTCGGAGCGATGGCGTTCATGCCGCTGGGCACGACCCTGCTCGCCTTCCTGATCGGTTTCATCGCGCTGAGCCGCTTCCCGGGGCTCTCGCAGCTCGAGAGCGACAAGGTCACGATCTACGTCCTGGGAGGTCTGATCGACCGCTCGCCGGTGATGTACTGGCTCATCGTGATGGTGTTCGCGGCGGTCGTGGCGGCGATCATGTCGACCGCCGACTCGGCCCTCCTGTCGATCGGGTCCATGTTCACGAAGGACATCTACAAGAGCTACTTCCGCCGCGAGGCGTCGGCCCGCGAGATGCTGATCGTCGGCAAGACGTTCGCCTGGGGCATCATGGCGATCCTGATCCTGATGGCCTGGGTGTCGCTGGAGACAGAAAGCTCGATCTGGGTGCTGATCGAGCTGAAGCTCGAGTTCATGGTCCAGCTCTCGCCGGTCTTCATGCTCGGCGTCTACTGGCGACGGATGCCTGCTTCGGCCGTTCTGACCGGCATGGTGCTGGGCACGCTTCTCACCCTGGTCATCTGGTGCGGCGCCGCCTTCGACGTCTGGGCGACCCGCAGCCCATGGGGAGTGGGCGCCGGCGTATGGGGCCTGCTCCTGAACTACGGTGTCTGCGTCGGCTGGACCGTGCTGAGACCGGCGCGGCGGCCGGCAAGCGTCTCCGCGTGA
- a CDS encoding acyl-CoA dehydrogenase family protein, producing MTLDPVLNHLLGAEPAPLAAGDDPAGWYRSFREDVLAPWQARANGGADPSGRDHFAHGLLGGFVADRPAWAMVAGHQAAVRRLAWERGGQALVPDAGIVAFCASEEGGAHPRAVHSSLRKAADGGFRLDGQKRWATLAPSAAALLIIASLGRDGDRNRLRAVCVPSDRRGIGIAPMDLGERKPSNPEVRHAVVDLTAVPVAAGEVMDGDGYTDAIKPFRTIEDLYIGAATTAYNLALARRSGWPEAAVEDLLLLLVGAGALAFGPLDEPAAHLGVAALSRATARTRAEHAEHWALVDEAAAAAWRRATGGGGVAARAKELRRQGAWARLAASST from the coding sequence GTGACTCTCGATCCGGTGCTGAATCATCTGCTTGGCGCGGAGCCCGCGCCGCTTGCCGCAGGTGACGATCCGGCCGGCTGGTACCGGTCCTTTCGGGAGGACGTGCTGGCGCCGTGGCAGGCGCGCGCGAACGGCGGCGCCGACCCTTCCGGCCGCGATCACTTCGCCCACGGCCTGCTTGGCGGTTTCGTCGCCGATCGTCCGGCCTGGGCGATGGTGGCAGGGCATCAGGCGGCGGTGAGGCGGTTGGCCTGGGAGCGGGGCGGCCAGGCTCTGGTCCCTGACGCCGGCATCGTCGCCTTCTGTGCCAGCGAGGAGGGCGGAGCGCATCCGCGCGCCGTTCACTCCTCGCTCAGGAAGGCGGCCGACGGCGGATTCCGCCTCGACGGCCAGAAACGATGGGCCACTCTGGCGCCGTCCGCGGCCGCGTTGCTGATCATCGCCTCCCTGGGCCGTGACGGCGACCGCAATCGCCTGCGGGCCGTGTGCGTGCCGAGCGACCGGCGGGGGATCGGGATCGCCCCCATGGATCTGGGCGAACGGAAGCCGTCCAATCCCGAAGTGCGCCACGCCGTCGTCGATCTGACCGCCGTTCCGGTTGCGGCCGGCGAGGTGATGGACGGCGATGGCTATACGGACGCGATCAAGCCCTTCCGGACGATCGAGGACCTGTACATCGGCGCCGCCACGACCGCGTACAACCTGGCGCTGGCCCGGCGGTCGGGATGGCCCGAAGCCGCGGTGGAGGACCTGCTGCTCCTGCTGGTTGGCGCCGGCGCGCTGGCCTTCGGTCCGCTCGACGAGCCCGCCGCGCACCTCGGGGTCGCCGCGCTGTCCCGGGCCACGGCCCGGACTCGCGCCGAGCACGCGGAGCACTGGGCACTCGTGGACGAGGCCGCGGCCGCGGCCTGGCGCCGCGCCACCGGCGGCGGCGGGGTGGCGGCGCGCGCCAAGGAACTCCGGCGGCAGGGTGCGTGGGCACGCCTCGCCGCGTCGTCGACCTGA
- the trpS gene encoding tryptophan--tRNA ligase codes for MSGAVRRRRVFSGIQPSGVLHLGNYLGAVKHWAARQDDRENFICVVDLHAITVRQDPEALRSGTRELAAMLFACGIDPKRTTLFVQSHVRAHAEAAWILGCTTPIGWLERMTQYKAKSERQGGRERIGVGLFTYPVLQAADILLYDADEVPVGEDQKQHVELARDIAGRFNHLYGETFVLPEAVIPTAGARVMALDDPTVKMSKSETAGRGHAVRLTDTDDEIRRSLKRAVTDSGREIDFSDDPARAGVNNLLLIYQAITDRGGDEVLADFAGARGYGDLKMGVAEAVIEVVAPIRQRYEELMAAPEELDRLLAIGAERARKVAEPKAAGIRRLVGFA; via the coding sequence ATGAGTGGGGCGGTGCGCAGGCGCCGGGTGTTCTCCGGCATTCAACCGTCCGGCGTGCTCCACCTGGGGAACTACCTAGGCGCCGTGAAGCACTGGGCCGCGCGCCAGGACGACCGCGAGAACTTCATCTGCGTCGTGGATCTGCACGCGATCACGGTGCGTCAGGATCCGGAAGCACTGCGCTCGGGCACCCGCGAGCTGGCGGCGATGCTCTTCGCCTGCGGCATCGACCCGAAGCGCACGACCCTCTTCGTCCAGAGCCACGTGCGCGCGCACGCGGAGGCGGCCTGGATCCTGGGATGCACGACGCCGATCGGCTGGCTTGAGCGGATGACGCAGTACAAGGCCAAGTCGGAACGCCAGGGGGGCCGCGAGCGGATCGGCGTCGGTCTGTTCACGTACCCGGTGCTCCAGGCGGCCGACATCCTGCTCTACGACGCGGACGAGGTGCCGGTCGGGGAGGATCAGAAACAACACGTTGAGCTCGCCCGGGACATCGCGGGCCGCTTCAACCATCTCTACGGCGAGACCTTCGTCCTTCCCGAGGCGGTGATTCCGACCGCCGGCGCCCGCGTGATGGCCCTGGACGATCCGACCGTCAAGATGTCGAAGAGCGAGACCGCCGGGCGTGGCCATGCGGTCCGCCTGACCGACACGGACGACGAGATCAGGCGTTCGCTCAAGCGCGCGGTCACCGACTCGGGGCGCGAGATCGATTTCAGCGACGACCCGGCCCGGGCGGGCGTCAACAACCTGCTCCTGATCTACCAGGCGATCACGGACCGCGGCGGGGACGAGGTCCTGGCCGACTTCGCCGGGGCCCGCGGCTACGGCGACCTGAAGATGGGCGTCGCGGAGGCGGTGATCGAGGTCGTGGCGCCGATCCGGCAGCGCTACGAAGAGCTGATGGCTGCGCCGGAGGAGCTCGACCGGCTGCTCGCCATCGGCGCGGAGCGCGCGCGGAAAGTCGCCGAGCCGAAGGCGGCCGGGATCCGCCGGCTGGTGGGCTTCGCCTAG